In one Mucilaginibacter sp. PAMB04168 genomic region, the following are encoded:
- the alaS gene encoding alanine--tRNA ligase, whose translation MTAQQIRQAFLDFFASKGHTIVPSAPIVVKNDPTLMFTNAGMNQFKDIFLGEAPAKASRVADTQRCLRVSGKHNDLEEVGVDTYHHTMFEMLGNWSFGDYFKKEAIDWSWELLTSVYRLDKDRLYVTYFEGDEKEGLAKDTEAYDFWKQYVSEDHILPGNKKDNFWEMGETGPCGPCSEIHFDGRSDEERAKVSGANLVNADDPNVIEIWNNVFMQFNRLKDGSLQPLPARHVDTGMGFERLVRVLQGKTSNYDTDVFQPLIQFLSEKSGKSYNADASPGTEGWNEAVAMRVMADHIRAISFAIADGQLPSNNKAGYVIRRILRRAVRYAYQYLGFKEPFLNQLVPLLANQFEGVFDELFSQKDFVQKVVLEEEIAFLRTLQNGIVQFEQVVASANDNIIGGEFAFELSDTFGFPLDLTELMARERGFTVDVEGFNKALEQQKSRSRAATAIDTGDWILLKEDDHVTFTGYDETESVAHITKYRKVKAKGKEQFQLVLDKTPFYAESGGQVGDTGDLIFPDGEILKITDTKKENGLIVHFADTLPATIDDALTAYVDPERRRSIESNHTATHLLHAAMKQVLGHHVNQKGSLVNGDYLRFDFSHFSKVTDQELAQIEAIVNQKIRENILLKEERNVPYQQALDSGVTALFGEKYGDFVRVITFDDSFSKELCGGTHVKATGSIGLFKITGESAVAAGVRRIEAITGAAVEHYINEQTQLMQQLKELLKNPKDIAKSIEGLLEENSRLKKEIEKSVMEKAAGLKTELAQKAEPLNGINLIAQKVALPNADAIKTLAYQLKDMVSDLFLVLVADIEGKPNITVMIAENLVKDRGLNAGNIVRELAKEVQGGGGGQPFFATAGGKDVSGLERVLTKARTFV comes from the coding sequence GCATCACGTGTGGCCGACACACAGCGTTGTTTGCGCGTATCGGGCAAACATAACGATTTGGAAGAAGTAGGGGTAGACACCTATCACCACACCATGTTTGAAATGTTGGGCAACTGGAGCTTCGGCGACTATTTTAAAAAGGAAGCCATTGACTGGAGCTGGGAACTGCTTACCAGTGTTTACAGGTTAGATAAAGACCGCCTTTACGTAACTTATTTTGAAGGCGACGAAAAAGAAGGGTTGGCGAAAGATACCGAGGCTTACGATTTTTGGAAACAATATGTAAGCGAAGACCATATTTTACCGGGCAACAAAAAAGATAATTTTTGGGAAATGGGGGAGACCGGCCCCTGCGGACCATGTTCTGAAATACATTTTGACGGTCGCAGCGACGAGGAGCGGGCTAAAGTAAGCGGCGCTAACTTGGTAAATGCTGATGATCCTAACGTTATTGAAATATGGAATAACGTATTTATGCAGTTCAACCGCTTAAAGGATGGTTCATTGCAGCCTTTGCCTGCCCGCCATGTGGATACGGGTATGGGCTTTGAACGTTTGGTGCGGGTGCTACAAGGCAAAACATCTAATTATGATACTGACGTTTTCCAGCCGCTGATACAGTTTTTATCAGAGAAAAGCGGAAAATCCTATAATGCAGACGCTTCACCAGGAACTGAAGGATGGAATGAGGCTGTAGCTATGCGAGTAATGGCCGATCATATACGGGCTATTAGCTTTGCCATTGCTGATGGACAGTTGCCGTCAAACAACAAGGCGGGATACGTGATTCGCCGTATTTTACGCCGTGCTGTGCGTTATGCTTACCAGTACCTGGGCTTTAAAGAGCCGTTTTTGAATCAATTAGTTCCTTTATTAGCCAATCAGTTCGAAGGCGTTTTTGATGAGTTATTTAGTCAAAAAGATTTTGTGCAGAAAGTGGTTTTGGAGGAGGAGATAGCGTTTTTGAGGACGCTTCAAAATGGTATAGTACAGTTTGAACAAGTTGTAGCCTCTGCAAATGACAATATAATTGGTGGGGAATTTGCTTTTGAATTATCTGACACTTTCGGTTTTCCTTTAGATTTAACGGAACTGATGGCACGTGAAAGAGGGTTTACTGTTGATGTAGAAGGGTTCAATAAAGCCCTTGAGCAACAAAAAAGCCGCTCACGTGCTGCAACTGCTATTGACACCGGCGATTGGATTTTGTTGAAAGAGGATGATCATGTAACCTTTACCGGCTACGATGAAACTGAGAGCGTAGCGCATATAACCAAGTACCGCAAGGTAAAAGCAAAAGGCAAAGAGCAATTTCAACTGGTGCTGGATAAAACTCCTTTTTATGCCGAGAGCGGCGGTCAGGTAGGCGATACCGGCGATTTAATTTTCCCTGATGGTGAAATTTTAAAGATAACCGATACCAAGAAAGAAAACGGCCTTATTGTCCATTTTGCTGATACCTTACCTGCAACAATCGATGATGCCCTAACTGCGTATGTTGACCCTGAACGCAGACGAAGTATAGAAAGCAATCATACAGCCACGCATTTGCTGCATGCAGCCATGAAACAGGTACTTGGCCATCACGTAAATCAAAAAGGCTCACTGGTGAACGGAGATTATCTCCGTTTCGATTTTTCGCACTTCAGCAAAGTAACCGACCAAGAGCTAGCGCAGATTGAAGCCATTGTCAACCAGAAAATACGGGAAAATATATTGCTGAAAGAAGAACGTAACGTACCTTACCAACAGGCGTTAGACAGCGGTGTAACAGCACTGTTTGGCGAAAAATATGGCGATTTTGTGCGTGTAATTACCTTTGACGATAGTTTTTCGAAAGAACTTTGTGGTGGTACTCACGTTAAAGCTACCGGTTCAATTGGACTTTTTAAAATAACCGGTGAAAGTGCAGTTGCTGCCGGCGTGCGCCGTATCGAAGCGATTACGGGTGCAGCAGTGGAACACTATATTAATGAGCAAACACAACTGATGCAGCAACTTAAAGAGTTACTGAAAAACCCGAAAGATATAGCTAAAAGTATTGAAGGCTTGCTGGAAGAAAATAGCCGTTTGAAGAAGGAGATCGAGAAATCGGTTATGGAAAAAGCGGCCGGCTTAAAAACCGAACTTGCACAAAAAGCAGAGCCGTTGAATGGCATCAACCTTATAGCACAAAAGGTAGCACTGCCTAATGCCGATGCCATCAAAACGCTGGCTTACCAGCTGAAAGATATGGTAAGCGACCTGTTCCTGGTACTTGTTGCCGACATTGAGGGGAAACCGAATATTACCGTTATGATTGCAGAAAATTTGGTGAAAGACCGCGGCTTAAATGCCGGCAACATTGTACGCGAACTGGCTAAAGAAGTACAAGGCGGCGGTGGAGGTCAGCCGTTTTTTGCTACAGCTGGTGGTAAGGACGTAAGTGGATTGGAGCGGGTATTAACTAAGGCACGAACATTCGTGTAA
- the mqnE gene encoding aminofutalosine synthase MqnE has protein sequence MDAEQQVRVLLQDARLADDLKHIAQKVLNRERITFNEGVTLYQKGELSYLGILANYIREARHGNTTYFNRNFHIEPTNLCVYDCKFCSYSRLIKQRSEGWEYTMDDMLNIVKKYDNEPVTEVHIVGGVLPQYDMPFYQQLFSAIKTHRPDLHVKALTPVEYHYIFKKAKVDYATGMRLMKEAGLESMPGGGAEIFHPEVRDQIAKDKCTGDQWLQIHEEWHKLGMRSNATMLYGHIEEYWHRVDHMEQLRQLQDRTHGFQTFIPLKFRNKDNQMSNVAESSVIEDLRNYAIARIYLDNFDHIKAYWAMISRTTAQLSLSFGVDDIDGTLDDTTKIYSMAGAEEQNPGMSTKQLVELIKHVGRHPIERDTLYNIITDYNDYVFAEEVKPQFYKLPVIN, from the coding sequence ATGGATGCTGAACAACAAGTAAGGGTATTACTCCAAGATGCCCGTTTAGCTGATGATCTGAAACACATCGCCCAAAAAGTACTTAACCGCGAGCGCATTACTTTTAATGAGGGCGTTACTTTATATCAAAAAGGCGAGCTTAGTTACCTGGGTATATTAGCTAATTACATTCGTGAGGCGCGTCACGGTAACACCACTTACTTTAACCGTAACTTCCATATCGAGCCTACTAACCTTTGTGTGTACGATTGTAAGTTCTGTTCTTATTCTCGTCTCATCAAGCAACGCTCTGAAGGGTGGGAGTATACTATGGACGATATGCTCAACATTGTTAAAAAGTACGATAACGAGCCAGTTACAGAGGTGCACATTGTAGGTGGTGTTTTGCCTCAGTATGATATGCCATTTTACCAGCAACTATTTAGTGCCATTAAAACGCACCGCCCGGATCTGCATGTAAAAGCGCTTACCCCAGTTGAATACCACTACATTTTCAAAAAAGCTAAGGTGGATTATGCCACGGGTATGCGCCTCATGAAAGAAGCCGGCCTGGAATCAATGCCTGGTGGTGGCGCCGAGATTTTTCATCCGGAAGTACGTGATCAAATAGCGAAAGACAAGTGTACAGGTGACCAGTGGCTACAGATACATGAAGAATGGCATAAGCTGGGCATGCGCTCAAACGCTACTATGCTTTATGGCCACATAGAGGAGTACTGGCACCGGGTTGACCACATGGAACAATTGCGCCAGTTGCAGGACCGCACGCACGGATTCCAAACTTTTATTCCATTAAAGTTCCGCAATAAGGATAATCAAATGTCTAACGTTGCAGAATCATCTGTGATTGAAGATCTGCGTAACTACGCTATAGCCCGGATTTATCTGGACAACTTTGATCATATTAAAGCTTACTGGGCCATGATTAGCCGCACTACTGCGCAATTATCCCTTAGCTTTGGGGTTGATGATATAGACGGCACTCTGGACGATACCACCAAAATTTATTCGATGGCAGGTGCAGAGGAGCAAAACCCGGGTATGAGTACCAAACAGCTTGTTGAACTGATAAAGCATGTTGGCCGCCATCCAATTGAACGCGATACTTTATACAACATAATTACCGATTATAACGACTATGTGTTTGCGGAAGAGGTGAAACCACAGTTTTATAAGTTACCGGTTATTAATTAA